One Brassica napus cultivar Da-Ae chromosome A1, Da-Ae, whole genome shotgun sequence genomic region harbors:
- the LOC106375091 gene encoding uncharacterized protein LOC106375091 gives MNIASLSLSLTYLSLVSLSFSWLANKSHRSLMEFREKLLQFKFHIVFAFLFSLLIAALVTFSPGFLTVLSYFWPLFLSTALFLAAVFFFARTSDLQTSSTISSDGSGVKLAAEGILDYVVGGQQEETDLLDSFN, from the coding sequence ATGAATATtgcttccctctctctctctcttacatATCTATCTCTTGTCTCTCTATCTTTCTCCTGGTTAGCAAACAAAAGTCACAGATCTTTGATGGAGTTCCGAGAGAAGCTCTTACAGTTCAAGTTCCACATCGTCTTCGCCTTCTTGTTCTCTCTCCTCATCGCCGCTCTCGTGACTTTTTCTCCAGGTTTCCTCACCGTTTTGTCTTACTTCTGGCCTCTATTTCTCTCGACCGCTCTATTTCTCGCCGCCGTTTTCTTCTTCGCCCGGACCTCCGACCTTCAGACGTCGTCTACCATCTCCAGCGATGGCTCTGGCGTAAAGTTAGCGGCAGAGGGGATCCTTGACTATGTGGTCGGCGGACAACAGGAAGAAACTGATCTCCTTGATAGCTTCAACTAG
- the LOC106377516 gene encoding pentatricopeptide repeat-containing protein At3g13160, mitochondrial has translation MSSLSRLLLRGTNSFSTPTNCRLFSAATAAAAATSAAAATSQRTPSLITLVNDEQDPKYITEKFKKASETEWFRKNIAVYERTVRRLAAAKKFEWIEEILEEQNKYHNMSKEGFVARIINLYGRAGMFENAQKVFDGMPERNCKRSVLSFNALLNACVNSKKFDLVESIFKELPGKLSIQPDIASYNTLIKGLCGKGSLSEAIALIDEIENKGLKPDHFTYNLLLHETYTKGHFELGEEIWARMVEKDLARDIRSYNARLLGLALEMKSEEMVNLFDELKGNGIKPDVFTFTAMVRGCACAGKVDEAKTWYKELEKNGFRPMKLLFSSLLPAMCKAGDLESAFELCKEIFTKRLLVDGAIMQDVVDELMKGSKQDEAEEIVELAKKNDYLQFKLHLSSEE, from the coding sequence ATGTCGTCTCTCTCTCGCCTTCTCCTCCGTGGCACCAACAGCTTCAGCACCCCCACGAACTGCCGCCTCTTCTCCGCCGCTACCGCGGCTGCAGCCGCAACCTCGGCTGCAGCCGCAACCTCGCAGCGAACACCGTCCCTCATCACCCTCGTAAACGACGAACAAGACCCTAAGTACATCACGGAGAAGTTCAAAAAGGCTTCCGAAACGGAGTGGTTCCGGAAGAACATAGCCGTCTATGAGAGAACCGTCCGCCGCCTCGCCGCGGCCAAGAAGTTTGAGTGGATCGAGGAGATCCTGGAGGAGCAGAACAAGTACCATAACATGTCAAAAGAAGGCTTCGTGGCGAGGATCATCAACCTCTACGGCCGAGCTGGTATGTTTGAGAATGCACAGAAGGTGTTCGACGGAATGCCTGAGAGAAACTGCAAGAGGTCAGTGTTGTCTTTCAACGCTTTACTGAATGCTTGTGTGAACTCTAAGAAGTTCGATTTGGTTGAAAGTATCTTCAAGGAGTTGCCAGGTAAACTCTCGATCCAACCAGATATTGCGTCTTACAATACTCTGATCAAGGGGTTGTGTGGAAAGGGTTCTTTGTCGGAAGCTATTGCGTTGATTGATGAGATAGAGAACAAGGGTTTGAAACCTGACCATTTCACATACAACTTGCTTTTACATGAGACTTATACAAAAGGGCATTTTGAGCTGGGAGAGGAGATATGGGCTAGAATGGTGGAGAAGGATCTTGCGAGGGACATACGTAGTTACAATGCTCGGTTGTTAGGATTAGCCTTGGAGATGAAATCAGAAGAGATGGTTAATCTCTTTGACGAGCTCAAGGGTAATGGGATCAAACCTGATGTATTCACATTTACTGCTATGGTTAGAGGATGTGCCTGTGCAGGAAAAGTGGATGAAGCCAAAACGTGGTACAAGGAGTTAGAGAAGAACGGTTTCCGCCCAATGAAATTGCTCTTTTCCTCGTTGCTTCCTGCAATGTGTAAGGCTGGCGATTTGGAGTCAGCTTTTGAGCTTTGCAAGGAGATATTCACTAAGCGTCTACTTGTCGATGGGGCCATCATGCAGGACGTAGTTGATGAATTGATGAAAGGATCAAAGCAAGATGAAGCTGAAGAGATCGTTGAACTCGCTAAGAAGAATGATTATTTACAGTTCAAGCTACATCTCTCTTCCGAAGAGTAG
- the LOC125574915 gene encoding pentatricopeptide repeat-containing protein At3g13150-like isoform X1: MSKVGSSLYSRLHGIFKTQNPNQISTVKTTAKPRTQTKSKKFVNKSKKPTASSASVAGGDAVTSSNDSKPTKDSNLTKKVEKFKRSCESQSFRQVHGLYSAFIRRLREANKFSIIDEVLQHQKKYDDIKSEDFVIRMMLLYGYSGMADHAHKLFDEMPELNCERTNKSFNALLSAYVNSRKVDEAMKVFKELPEKLGITPDLVTYNTMIKAVCRKGSMEDILSILEEVERNGLEPDMITFNTLLEEFYRRDLFAEGDRIWDLMKSKDLVPNIRSYNSRVRGLTRNKKFADAVELTGVMRAEGISPDVHTYNAFITGYRGDNNIEEALKWYDEMKENGLVPDTVTYCLLIPLVCKKGDLDRAVEMSEEAIRHKVLSRPNMYKPVIDGLVGEGKIDKAMQLVKDGKLQSYFRYLPGLSTGKKDTATVPVSSSPVEASVGDE, from the coding sequence ATGAGCAAGGTGGGCTCCTCGCTGTACTCTCGCCTCCATGGAATCTTCAAAACCCAGAACCCAAACCAAATCTCCACCGTCAAGACCACCGCAAAACCCAGAACccaaaccaaatccaaaaagTTCGTCAATAAATCAAAGAAACCCACAGCTTCTTCCGCCTCCGTCGCCGGAGGAGACGCAGTGACGTCCTCGAACGACTCAAAGCCAACGAAAGATTCAAACTTGACGAAGAAAGTAGAGAAATTCAAAAGATCCTGCGAGTCCCAGAGCTTCCGCCAAGTCCACGGACTCTACAGCGCCTTCATCCGCCGTCTCAGGGAGGCGAACAAGTTCTCGATCATCGACGAGGTCCTCCAGCACCAGAAGAAGTACGACGACATAAAGTCCGAAGATTTCGTCATCCGCATGATGCTTCTCTACGGATACTCAGGAATGGCTGATCACGCCCACAAGctgttcgacgaaatgcctGAGCTAAACTGCGAAAGGACCAACAAGTCTTTCAACGCGCTTTTATCGGCTTATGTTAATTCTAGGAAGGTCGATGAGGCTATGAAGGTGTTCAAGGAGTTGCCGGAGAAGCTAGGTATCACTCCTGATCTCGTTACTTATAATACAATGATCAAGGCGGTTTGTCGTAAAGGCTCGATGGAGGATATATTGTCGATCTTGGAGGAGGTTGAGAGGAACGGGCTTGAGCCTGATATGATCACTTTCAATACGTTGTTGGAGGAGTTTTATAGGAGGGATTTGTTTGCTGAGGGAGATAGGATTTGGGATTTGATGAAGTCGAAGGACCTTGTTCCCAACATTAGGAGTTATAACTCGAGAGTGAGAGGTTTGACGAGGAACAAGAAGTTTGCAGATGCGGTTGAACTCACTGGTGTTATGAGAGCCGAAGGGATCTCTCCTGATGTTCATACGTACAATGCTTTCATCACGGGTTACCGCGGCGATAATAATATCGAGGAGGCTTTGAAATGGTACGATGAGATGAAGGAGAACGGTTTGGTTCCTGATACTGTGACTTACTGTTTGTTGATCCCTCTCGTTTGTAAGAAAGGGGATCTTGATCGAGCGGTTGAGATGTCGGAAGAAGCTATTAGGCACAAGGTTCTGTCTCGCCCCAACATGTACAAACCGGTGATCGATGGTTTGGTGGGTGAAGGAAAGATTGATAAAGCGATGCAGTTAGTGAAGGATGGTAAGTTACAGAGTTACTTTCGTTACTTACCAGGCTTGTCCACTGGTAAGAAGGATACCGCTACGGTTCCTGTCTCTTCAAGTCCGGTCGAAGCTAGCGTGGGGGACGAGTAA
- the LOC125581513 gene encoding extensin-like: MQVNNNCDLCDQKVTEIMQSIIAVYSVTYGNIMKLEARANPNLFMAVVYKYRDHGKIIRLHFEGAPIAPQPGEGRGGGAYYNAPQVNYPYHSPYAPPQQQLLAGNFGYPMLKPPPPQQKETPEGVYKQHTVPPPFAMQPPPPMPLSSYSYIEPPYWPVATPSGGKCVIM, encoded by the exons ATGCAAGTGAATAATAACTGTGACCTTTGCGACCAAAAAGTAACGGAAATTATGCAGTCTATCATTG CTGTTTACTCTGTGACTTATGGCAATATAATGAAGCTGGAGGCTAGAGCTAACCCTAATTTGTTTATGGCGGTTGTTTATAAGTATCGCGATCACGGCAAGATCATAAGGCTCCACTTTGAAGGCGCACCTATCGCTCCTCAACCTGGagaaggaagaggaggaggagcctaTTACAACGCCCCTCAAGTTAATTATCCATACCATTCTCCTTATGCTCCTCCACAGCAGCAGCTTCTCGCTGGAAACTTTGGTTATCCGATGTTGAAACCGCCTCCGCCACAGCAGAAGGAGACTCCAGAGGGGGTGTATAAGCAGCATACTGTGCCTCCTCCTTTTGCTATGCAGCCGCCACCGCCAATGCCGTTGTCTAGTTACTCTTACATTGAACCTCCCTATTGGCCGGTGGCTACGCCGAGTGGTGGTAAGTGTGTGATTATGTGA
- the LOC106377514 gene encoding 30S ribosomal protein S10, chloroplastic produces the protein MAVSSVTSFILPPSFPNPTSSSSPTRQKLSLLSLLPSSSSTHGSISSSVLNKPSSSFTNKVFAAPETLDEPSSSEEFSEVPSSSSRSVDADKMAPKQKIRIKLRSYWVPLIEDSCKQILDAARNTNAKTMGPVPLPTKKRIYCVLKSPHVHKDARFHFEIRTHQRMIDILYPTAQTIDSLMQLDLPAGVDVEVKL, from the exons ATGGCGGTTTCTTCTGTAACATCATTCATATTACCACCCTCTTTCCCAAATCCAACCTCTTCGTCTTCTCCTACCAGACAGAAACTCTCTCTCCTTTCACTGCTTCCATCTTCTAGTTCTACTCATGGCAGCATTAGCTCCTCCGTCCTTAACAAACCCTCCTCCTCGTTCACGAACAAGGTCTTCGCTGCTCCAGAAACTCTCGATGAACCATCATCCTCTGAGGAATTCTCCGAG GTTCCGAGCTCTTCCTCCAGAAGTGTAGACGCAGATAAG ATGGCACCAAAGCAAAAGATTAGGATCAAGCTTAGATCATACTGGGTGCCTCTCATTGAGGACTCATGCAAGCAGATACTTGACGCTGCGAGGAATACTAATGCTAAGACGATGGGTCCTGTTCCATTGCCGACCAAGAAGCGTATCTACTGTGTTCTCAAGTCTCCCCACGTTCACAAGGATGCAAGGTTTCACTTTGAGATCCGGACTCACCAGCGGATGATTGATATTCTCTACCCCACTGCTCAGACCATCGACTCCTTGATGCAGCTGGATCTTCCTGCTGGTGTTGATGTGGAGGTCAAGCTCTGA
- the LOC125574915 gene encoding pentatricopeptide repeat-containing protein At3g13150-like isoform X2 encodes MSKVGSSLYSRLHGIFKTQNPNQISTVKTTAKPRTQTKSKKFVNKSKKPTASSASVAGGDAVTSSNDSKPTKDSNLTKKVEKFKRSCESQSFRQVHGLYSAFIRRLREANKFSIIDEVLQHQKKYDDIKSEDFVIRMMLLYGYSGMADHAHKLFDEMPELNCERTNKSFNALLSAYVNSRKVDEAMKVFKELPEKLGITPDLVTYNTMIKAVCRKGSMEDILSILEEVERNGLEPDMITFNTLLEEFYRRDLFAEGDRIWDLMKSKDLVPNIRSYNSRVRGLTRNKKFADAVELTGVMRAEGISPDVHTYNAFITGYRGDNNIEEALKWYDEMKENGFRYLPGLSTGKKDTATVPVSSSPVEASVGDE; translated from the exons ATGAGCAAGGTGGGCTCCTCGCTGTACTCTCGCCTCCATGGAATCTTCAAAACCCAGAACCCAAACCAAATCTCCACCGTCAAGACCACCGCAAAACCCAGAACccaaaccaaatccaaaaagTTCGTCAATAAATCAAAGAAACCCACAGCTTCTTCCGCCTCCGTCGCCGGAGGAGACGCAGTGACGTCCTCGAACGACTCAAAGCCAACGAAAGATTCAAACTTGACGAAGAAAGTAGAGAAATTCAAAAGATCCTGCGAGTCCCAGAGCTTCCGCCAAGTCCACGGACTCTACAGCGCCTTCATCCGCCGTCTCAGGGAGGCGAACAAGTTCTCGATCATCGACGAGGTCCTCCAGCACCAGAAGAAGTACGACGACATAAAGTCCGAAGATTTCGTCATCCGCATGATGCTTCTCTACGGATACTCAGGAATGGCTGATCACGCCCACAAGctgttcgacgaaatgcctGAGCTAAACTGCGAAAGGACCAACAAGTCTTTCAACGCGCTTTTATCGGCTTATGTTAATTCTAGGAAGGTCGATGAGGCTATGAAGGTGTTCAAGGAGTTGCCGGAGAAGCTAGGTATCACTCCTGATCTCGTTACTTATAATACAATGATCAAGGCGGTTTGTCGTAAAGGCTCGATGGAGGATATATTGTCGATCTTGGAGGAGGTTGAGAGGAACGGGCTTGAGCCTGATATGATCACTTTCAATACGTTGTTGGAGGAGTTTTATAGGAGGGATTTGTTTGCTGAGGGAGATAGGATTTGGGATTTGATGAAGTCGAAGGACCTTGTTCCCAACATTAGGAGTTATAACTCGAGAGTGAGAGGTTTGACGAGGAACAAGAAGTTTGCAGATGCGGTTGAACTCACTGGTGTTATGAGAGCCGAAGGGATCTCTCCTGATGTTCATACGTACAATGCTTTCATCACGGGTTACCGCGGCGATAATAATATCGAGGAGGCTTTGAAATGGTACGATGAGATGAAGGAGAACGGT TTTCGTTACTTACCAGGCTTGTCCACTGGTAAGAAGGATACCGCTACGGTTCCTGTCTCTTCAAGTCCGGTCGAAGCTAGCGTGGGGGACGAGTAA
- the LOC106377517 gene encoding LOW QUALITY PROTEIN: meiotic recombination protein SPO11-1 (The sequence of the model RefSeq protein was modified relative to this genomic sequence to represent the inferred CDS: inserted 2 bases in 2 codons) yields MSVKGLCXNNYVTEFSFFIASEVIKRHACSNFKXYNGKHFVPFPLLLANYILSSEKEKNTKGEMEGNFQISETTNLLRKIKEFTRSIVEDLAEGKSPEISINRFRNYCNDPEADCFCSSDEPKGREILTLRKRSQTYRIDMLLRVLLIVQQLLQENRHGSKRDIYYMHPSAFKAQSVVDRAIADICILFQCSRYNLNVVSVGNGLVMGWLKFREAGRKFDCLSSLNTAFPVPVLVEEVEDIVSLAEYILVVEKETVFQRLANDMFCKMNRCIVVTGRGYPDVSTRRFLRLLMEKLQLPVHCLVDCDPYGFEILATYRFGSMQMAYDIESLRAPEMKWLGAFPSDSDIYGVPQQCLLPLTEEDKKRTEAMLLRCYLKREMPQWRLELETMLKRGVKFEIEALSVHSLSFLSEVYIPSKMRSEGSFH; encoded by the exons ATGTCGGTTAAAGGATTGT GTAACAACTACGTCACGGAGTTTTCCTTTTTCATAGCGAGTGAAGTAATAAAACGGCACGCATGTTCTAATTTTA CTTATAACGGCAAGCACTTCGTACCCTTCCCCCTTCTCCTCGCCAATTACATTCTCAGTTctgaaaaggaaaagaataCGAAGGGGGAGATGGAGggaaattttcaaatttcagaGACGACTAATCTGCTTCGAAAGATCAAAG AGTTTACGCGATCGATCGTTGAAGATCTAGCCGAGGGAAAATCTCCAGAAATCTCCATCAATCGATTCAGAAACTACTGCAACGATCCAGAAGCAGACTG TTTTTGCAGCTCCGATGAACCGAAAGGTCGGGAGATTCTCACGCTTAGGAAGAGATCGCAAACCTATAGAATCG ATATGTTGCTGAGAGTATTGTTGATAGTTCAACAACTACTTCAAGAAAATAGACATGGATCCAAAAGGGATATCTACTATATGCACCCATCAGCATTCAAAG CACAATCAGTTGTAGACCGCGCAATTGCTGATATATGCATCCTTTTTCAGTGTAGTCGGTACAACTTGAATGTG gtttctgTTGGAAATGG GTTGGTGATGGGGTGGTTAAAGTTTAGGGAAGCTGGAAGGAAGTTTGATTGTTTAAGCAGCCTGAATACT GCATTTCCCGTTCCTGTTCTTGTAGAGGAAGTCGAAG ATATTGTTAGTTTGGCAGAGTACATACTAGTGGTGGAAAAAGAAACAG TATTCCAGCGTTTAGCAAATGACATGTTCTGTAAGATGAACCGCTGCATCGTTGTCACA GGAAGAGGCTATCCTGATGTTTCTACAAGAAG GTTCTTGCGACTCTTGATGGAGAAGTTGCAACTACCTGTGCATTGTCTAGTCGACTGTGATCCATATGGCTTTGAGATCCTAGCCACATACCGTTTTGGCTCCATG CAAATGGCATATGATATAGAATCACTACGAGCACCAGAAATGAAATGGTTGGGAGCTTTTCCTTCAGACTCTGACATATACGGTGTTCCCCAACAGTGTCTCTTGCCCTTGACAGAAGAAG ATAAGAAAAGAACTGAAGCAATGTTGCTTAGATGCTACCTGAAGCGTGAAATGCCACAATGGAG GTTGGAACTTGAAACGATGCTGAAAAGAGGAGTGAAGTTTGAGATCGAAGCACTCTCAGTTCACTCACTCTCGTTTTTATCAGAAGTTTACATTCCTTCAAAAATGCGTAGTGAGGGAAGTTTCCATTGA